Proteins encoded within one genomic window of Tidjanibacter massiliensis:
- the dapB gene encoding 4-hydroxy-tetrahydrodipicolinate reductase, whose translation MKTVIIGYGTMGHEIERVLIDRGHTVLFTVDAGEEAKLATERLAQADVAIEFTTPATAFGNVETCLRAGVPVVCGTTGWNERREEAEKLCEELDGTFFWSSNFSIGVNILFRVSEYLARIMDRFPEYAVSMREVHHTRKKDAPSGTAVTLAEGILRNIGWTEAWVNHETDCPSALGIVSVREGDVAGIHEVIYDSVADTITLCHEAKGRRGFAVGAVMAAEFAAGHKGVLTMDDMLGSIIH comes from the coding sequence ATGAAAACAGTCATCATAGGATACGGCACGATGGGGCACGAGATAGAACGTGTGCTTATCGACCGGGGCCATACGGTACTTTTTACGGTGGATGCGGGGGAAGAGGCGAAACTTGCAACGGAGCGTTTGGCGCAGGCCGATGTCGCCATCGAGTTCACCACTCCCGCTACGGCATTCGGCAATGTCGAGACCTGTCTCCGGGCGGGAGTGCCTGTAGTGTGCGGTACGACAGGATGGAACGAACGCCGGGAGGAGGCGGAAAAGCTGTGCGAAGAGCTGGACGGTACGTTCTTTTGGTCGTCCAATTTCAGTATCGGTGTAAATATCCTTTTCCGCGTCAGCGAGTATCTAGCCCGCATCATGGACCGGTTCCCGGAGTACGCGGTGTCGATGCGCGAGGTGCATCACACAAGAAAAAAGGATGCGCCGAGCGGAACGGCTGTCACGCTGGCCGAGGGTATTCTGCGTAACATCGGCTGGACCGAAGCGTGGGTGAACCATGAAACGGACTGCCCCTCCGCGCTGGGTATCGTTTCCGTGCGTGAAGGCGATGTCGCCGGTATCCACGAGGTGATATACGATTCAGTGGCGGATACCATCACGCTGTGCCATGAGGCCAAGGGGCGCCGCGGATTCGCCGTGGGTGCGGTGATGGCGGCGGAGTTCGCTGCCGGACACAAGGGGGTGCTGACCATGGACGACATGCTCGGTAGCATTATTCATTAA
- a CDS encoding S26 family signal peptidase — protein MKEFWSKVRTFFRNRWTKFTIVSVIYILWLVIWSRNPWMLLGLPVIFDIYITKYLSRFLFGKKHQERKATNKAYRETWSWIEAIVFAVIAASLIHTYIFQMYRIPTSSMEKTLLVGDYLCVSKVAYGPRMPMTPLSFPLVHNRMPFSQTKKSYSEAVKRPYKRLAGCGSVQRDDIVVFNFPAGDTVLMENPNVTYYDVLREFQLTYGERRGRELLERQYTVISHPADKREHYVKRCVGLPGDTVAVVHGDLYVNGVRHRDAPGRQYNYYVRTAGNPISRRTFDELGIAKDDILYDQSVHTYLLPLTDANVEQLRGMSNIVSIERYESSGTGYWIFPNDDRFDWNEDNFGPLWIPKQGATVALTTENLPLYRRIIRNYEGNDLEVRDGEIYINGAPADSYTFAMDYYFMMGDNRHNSADSRFWGFVPEDHVVGKPVFIGWSADKDKSFPGKIRWNRIFSHPK, from the coding sequence ATGAAGGAATTTTGGAGTAAGGTGCGTACGTTTTTCCGGAATCGATGGACCAAATTTACCATCGTATCGGTAATTTATATTTTGTGGCTCGTGATATGGTCGCGCAATCCTTGGATGCTTCTCGGACTGCCCGTCATATTCGACATCTACATTACGAAATATCTGTCGAGGTTCCTTTTCGGCAAAAAACATCAGGAGCGCAAGGCGACCAACAAGGCCTACCGTGAAACTTGGAGCTGGATAGAGGCCATTGTGTTCGCTGTTATCGCGGCATCGCTCATCCATACCTATATCTTCCAGATGTACCGGATACCCACCTCCTCGATGGAAAAGACGCTGCTGGTGGGCGATTATCTCTGTGTCAGCAAAGTGGCTTACGGGCCGCGGATGCCCATGACTCCCCTGTCGTTTCCGTTGGTGCATAACAGAATGCCATTTTCGCAGACGAAAAAGTCCTATTCGGAAGCAGTGAAGCGGCCCTATAAGCGCTTGGCTGGATGCGGCAGCGTGCAGCGCGACGACATCGTGGTGTTTAATTTTCCCGCTGGCGATACTGTACTCATGGAGAATCCCAATGTCACCTATTACGATGTGCTGCGCGAATTCCAGCTCACTTACGGCGAGCGGCGCGGGCGGGAACTGCTCGAGCGGCAGTATACGGTCATCTCCCACCCCGCCGACAAGCGCGAACACTACGTGAAGCGCTGCGTCGGTCTGCCGGGCGATACCGTAGCGGTCGTACACGGAGACCTTTATGTCAACGGCGTACGACACCGGGATGCTCCAGGGCGTCAATACAACTATTACGTGCGTACCGCAGGCAATCCCATCAGCCGGCGGACTTTCGACGAACTCGGCATAGCGAAAGACGACATTCTGTATGACCAGAGCGTACATACCTATCTGCTTCCCCTGACCGATGCCAATGTGGAGCAGCTTCGCGGCATGTCCAATATCGTTTCGATAGAGCGGTACGAATCGAGCGGCACGGGCTACTGGATATTCCCTAACGACGACCGTTTCGACTGGAATGAGGACAATTTCGGCCCGCTGTGGATTCCGAAGCAAGGGGCTACCGTTGCCCTTACGACGGAGAACCTGCCCCTTTACCGGAGGATAATCAGGAATTACGAGGGCAACGACCTCGAAGTGCGTGACGGGGAGATTTATATCAACGGTGCTCCGGCCGACTCCTATACATTCGCCATGGATTACTACTTCATGATGGGCGACAACCGGCATAATTCCGCCGACTCCCGTTTTTGGGGATTCGTTCCCGAAGACCATGTGGTGGGCAAACCGGTGTTTATCGGATGGTCTGCCGATAAAGACAAGAGTTTCCCAGGCAAAATACGCTGGAACAGAATATTCAGCCATCCGAAATAA